From Lysinibacillus sp. SGAir0095, the proteins below share one genomic window:
- a CDS encoding branched-chain amino acid aminotransferase → MFDIKTEFTTNPKGKPLPEELGFGHYFSDHMFVLDYTEGVGWHDARIVPYQPISLDPSAMIFHYGQSVFEGLKAYVTRDKDALLFRPDQNFKRLNRSNERLCIPAIDEELALEGLKQLVTVDREWIPNAPGTSLYIRPFIIATEPNLGVHPSKKYQFIIIMSPSGSYYKEGINPVKIMVEEQFVRAVKGGTGEAKTGGNYASALKGQQIASREGYAQTLWLDGKENKFIEEVGSMNIFFKINGTVVTPALNGSILPGITRDSMIEVLKFRGIPVEERRITIDEVVEAYQNGTLEEVFGTGTAAVISPVGELKYLEDKLIINKGEIGEISQMLYDTLTGIQYGSIEDTFGWTIRL, encoded by the coding sequence ATGTTTGACATCAAAACAGAATTTACAACAAATCCAAAAGGTAAACCATTACCGGAAGAACTTGGTTTTGGTCATTACTTCTCGGACCATATGTTTGTCCTTGATTATACAGAAGGTGTAGGCTGGCATGATGCACGTATCGTTCCTTATCAACCAATTTCACTTGATCCTTCTGCAATGATTTTTCATTATGGTCAATCCGTCTTTGAAGGATTAAAAGCCTATGTTACAAGAGATAAAGATGCTTTATTATTCCGCCCAGACCAAAATTTTAAACGCTTAAATAGATCCAATGAACGTCTCTGTATACCGGCAATTGATGAAGAGCTAGCTTTAGAAGGCTTAAAGCAATTAGTAACAGTTGATCGTGAATGGATTCCAAACGCTCCAGGAACTTCACTTTATATTCGCCCATTCATCATTGCGACAGAACCAAATTTAGGGGTACATCCTTCAAAAAAATATCAATTTATTATTATTATGTCTCCATCAGGTTCTTATTATAAAGAAGGCATTAATCCAGTGAAGATTATGGTAGAAGAACAATTTGTACGGGCAGTTAAAGGTGGAACTGGGGAAGCAAAAACTGGTGGAAACTATGCAAGTGCCTTAAAAGGACAACAAATTGCAAGTCGTGAAGGCTATGCCCAAACGCTTTGGTTAGACGGAAAAGAGAATAAATTTATTGAAGAAGTTGGTAGTATGAACATCTTCTTTAAAATTAACGGGACAGTAGTAACACCTGCTTTGAATGGTAGTATTTTACCAGGGATTACGCGTGATTCCATGATTGAGGTACTGAAATTTAGAGGTATCCCAGTTGAAGAACGACGTATTACAATTGATGAAGTGGTTGAAGCTTACCAGAACGGTACACTAGAAGAAGTATTCGGAACGGGTACAGCTGCTGTAATTTCCCCGGTTGGCGAACTAAAGTATTTAGAAGATAAATTGATTATTAACAAAGGTGAAATCGGAGAAATTTCACAAATGCTTTACGACACGTTAACAGGTATTCAGTATGGTTCCATCGAAGACACTTTTGGATGGACAATTCGATTATAG
- a CDS encoding GNAT family N-acetyltransferase, which translates to MKFIRITDINDPLFVKLHTLLGEIFPPEEVLEFGLWKEPLEDPGIRVFVAVHEGEVVGATEYRYYPGWAIAMTDFTIIGKPGHSIGRFLAQERQKDLNRLAEENGEVLIGGFAEIYNPYMMKEGFDFGGVMPMNPFVRREVLSHLGYKRIDFPYVHPSWKNDGEAVSGLDFCFKPTDENLSDIPASLVVDFLKNYYSVLPNKPQQWNEMIAKLEKKETLTLLSL; encoded by the coding sequence ATGAAATTTATTCGCATTACTGACATAAATGACCCCTTATTTGTAAAATTACATACACTTTTAGGTGAGATTTTCCCTCCTGAAGAAGTACTAGAGTTTGGACTTTGGAAAGAACCATTGGAAGACCCAGGAATTCGAGTTTTTGTTGCTGTTCATGAAGGGGAAGTAGTAGGGGCTACTGAATACCGATATTATCCGGGATGGGCAATCGCAATGACAGACTTTACGATTATTGGGAAGCCTGGCCATTCGATTGGTCGTTTTTTAGCACAGGAACGACAAAAGGACTTAAACAGGTTAGCAGAAGAAAATGGCGAAGTATTAATTGGTGGCTTTGCAGAAATTTATAATCCTTACATGATGAAAGAAGGTTTTGATTTTGGAGGCGTGATGCCAATGAACCCTTTTGTTCGCCGTGAAGTATTATCGCATTTGGGCTATAAACGTATTGATTTTCCATATGTTCATCCATCATGGAAAAATGATGGTGAGGCAGTATCGGGACTGGATTTTTGTTTCAAGCCAACAGATGAAAATTTAAGTGATATCCCTGCTTCTTTAGTAGTAGATTTCTTGAAAAATTACTACTCAGTTTTACCAAATAAACCTCAGCAATGGAACGAAATGATTGCGAAATTAGAAAAAAAGGAAACTTTAACCTTGCTTTCTCTATAG
- a CDS encoding retropepsin-like aspartic protease, translating into MKKLMIDEGLLLTDMEIYYKGRNLHLTRVLIDTGSSNSIISTDIAETIGIFPEAADPIYRVCGIGGSEIVFSKMIDSIKIGQMEAEKIQLEIGSMNYGFNLEGIIGLNLLKRMKISINLEKLLIMSES; encoded by the coding sequence ATGAAAAAGTTAATGATCGATGAAGGATTATTATTAACCGATATGGAAATTTATTATAAAGGAAGAAATTTACACTTAACTCGTGTGTTAATTGATACTGGTTCATCCAACTCAATTATTTCGACAGATATAGCCGAAACTATCGGGATTTTTCCAGAAGCAGCCGATCCTATTTACCGTGTATGTGGGATAGGAGGTTCAGAAATTGTTTTTTCTAAAATGATAGATTCTATCAAAATAGGTCAAATGGAAGCAGAAAAAATTCAACTAGAAATTGGATCAATGAATTACGGGTTTAACCTAGAAGGTATTATTGGGTTGAACTTATTAAAGCGTATGAAAATATCGATTAATCTAGAAAAGCTATTAATAATGAGTGAGAGTTGA
- a CDS encoding hemolysin family protein has translation MTALNLTIFVLLIALTAFFVATEFAIVKVRQSRIDQLVAEGKKGAISAKHVTTHLDEYLSACQLGITVTALGIGMVGESTFEFILHPLFEAVGISSKYVHIFTIAGAFVIATFLHVVVGELAPKTAAIQKSETITLLFAKPIMIFYKMLYPFIWFLNGAARLLVGIFGMKPASEHELSHTEEELRLLMTESYKNGEINQNELKYVNNVFEFDDRIAREIMVPRTEIVAFEKNAAFGEVLTTIQEERYTRYPVYEEDRDNIIGFINIKDFLTQGISNRITSENFSLDNFINPLIYTTEVTPIHDLLTRMQKERTHIAILLDEYGGTSGLVTVEDILEELVGEIRDEFDDDEVPEIRKLKDGHFIVYSKLLLEDVARFLNIEMNNPDVDTLGGWYYSQDVELKQGNIIEHGGYTFSIHEIDGLQIRYIEIKQNSNLTV, from the coding sequence TTGACCGCATTGAATTTAACTATTTTTGTTTTATTAATAGCTTTAACTGCATTCTTCGTTGCGACGGAGTTTGCTATTGTAAAGGTAAGACAATCACGTATCGACCAATTAGTAGCTGAAGGAAAAAAAGGAGCTATTAGTGCAAAACACGTAACAACTCACTTAGATGAATACTTATCCGCATGCCAGTTAGGTATAACGGTGACAGCCCTTGGGATTGGTATGGTTGGTGAGTCAACATTTGAATTTATTTTACACCCGTTGTTTGAAGCAGTCGGAATTTCAAGCAAATACGTTCATATCTTTACAATTGCAGGTGCTTTTGTAATCGCTACGTTTTTACACGTAGTAGTTGGTGAATTAGCACCTAAAACGGCAGCCATTCAAAAATCGGAAACAATCACACTTTTATTTGCAAAACCAATTATGATTTTCTATAAAATGTTATACCCTTTTATTTGGTTCTTAAATGGTGCAGCTCGTTTGTTAGTCGGGATTTTCGGTATGAAGCCAGCCTCTGAGCACGAACTTTCACATACAGAAGAAGAATTACGTTTATTAATGACAGAGAGCTATAAAAATGGTGAAATTAACCAAAATGAATTGAAATACGTTAATAATGTCTTTGAATTTGATGATCGTATTGCACGTGAAATCATGGTACCACGTACAGAAATTGTTGCTTTTGAAAAAAATGCAGCGTTTGGTGAAGTCTTAACGACTATCCAAGAGGAGCGCTATACTCGTTATCCTGTATATGAAGAAGATCGGGACAATATTATCGGTTTTATCAATATCAAAGACTTTTTAACACAAGGTATTAGTAATCGTATTACCTCTGAAAACTTCAGTCTAGACAATTTCATTAATCCGCTGATTTACACAACTGAAGTTACGCCTATCCATGATTTACTAACAAGAATGCAAAAGGAACGTACACATATTGCAATTTTACTGGATGAATATGGTGGTACTTCTGGCTTGGTAACCGTTGAAGATATACTAGAAGAACTGGTTGGAGAAATTCGAGATGAATTTGATGATGACGAGGTTCCTGAAATTCGTAAACTAAAAGATGGACACTTTATTGTCTATTCAAAACTATTATTAGAAGATGTAGCCCGATTCTTGAACATTGAAATGAATAATCCAGATGTCGATACACTCGGAGGTTGGTACTACTCCCAAGATGTAGAACTAAAACAAGGGAATATAATCGAACATGGGGGCTATACGTTCTCTATCCACGAAATTGATGGTCTACAAATACGCTATATTGAAATCAAACAAAATTCAAACTTAACTGTTTAA
- a CDS encoding MerR family transcriptional regulator, with amino-acid sequence MKIGELADITGITKRTIDYYTNLGLLKAERSTSNYRYYTSEAIERIHVIEDRKAQGMCLNDIKKSIEKEEMQYEEIDLQEIRLQMRMLQSEVSSLVEKMNQQEKSKKDSIKQNVSSESVALMQTLLLLIT; translated from the coding sequence TTGAAAATTGGTGAACTAGCTGATATTACTGGAATTACAAAACGAACAATTGACTATTATACAAATCTTGGATTATTAAAAGCTGAACGTTCTACTTCAAATTATCGTTACTATACTTCAGAAGCTATCGAACGGATTCATGTAATCGAAGATAGGAAAGCACAAGGCATGTGTTTAAATGATATAAAAAAGTCAATTGAAAAAGAGGAAATGCAATACGAAGAAATAGATCTTCAAGAAATACGCTTGCAAATGAGAATGCTACAAAGTGAGGTATCTTCGCTTGTAGAAAAAATGAATCAACAAGAGAAATCGAAAAAAGACTCGATTAAACAAAATGTTTCATCAGAAAGTGTTGCCTTAATGCAAACTTTATTATTACTTATAACCTAG
- the hpaB gene encoding 4-hydroxyphenylacetate 3-monooxygenase, oxygenase component, protein MGAISGQEYINRINQLNPEIWVDGKRISGLLSEHPHFKGILQSKASLYDLQHHPKIKHEMTFQSPQSGNAVGLSFLAPKTIEDLKKRGKMIEHWAAHSHGIMGRSPDYLNSVLMSFASSSGYLQGKENSFPENLIRLYDTARENDLTFTHTFITPQVNRSQLHLENGDAPIAARVVDENEEGIVINGARLLATQGGLTDEVLVFSIGKFIFNEEEAFAFSIPSNTKGLKFICRDTFIGGESEFDHPLSSKYEEMDSIVVFDNVLVPWERVFFYNNGDVAEEFLEKCSFNAFAKHQVLIRQIVKTEFILGIAQLLIKTINVREYQHIQEKMSEIIIGIETLKALLEKSENHASLDEWGYMRPDVLPLKVAGNLFPKMYPRFIEIIQLIGASGIITLPTEQAFHSPIRNDLDQYLQAATKPAYDRVKIFRLAWDLSMSAFGTRQTQYERYFFGDPIRLSSELYNSYPVNDYVSKVNQFLKINND, encoded by the coding sequence ATGGGGGCTATAAGTGGGCAAGAATATATTAATAGGATCAATCAGTTGAACCCCGAAATTTGGGTTGATGGAAAAAGAATTAGCGGGTTACTTTCAGAACATCCCCATTTTAAAGGGATCCTTCAATCAAAAGCTTCACTTTATGATTTACAACATCATCCAAAAATAAAACATGAAATGACCTTTCAATCCCCACAATCAGGAAATGCTGTTGGTCTTTCCTTCCTAGCACCGAAAACGATAGAGGACTTAAAAAAAAGAGGAAAAATGATTGAGCATTGGGCTGCACACTCTCACGGTATTATGGGGCGTAGTCCAGATTATTTAAACTCTGTGTTAATGAGCTTTGCCTCTTCTTCGGGTTACTTGCAAGGAAAAGAAAATAGCTTTCCGGAAAATCTCATTAGACTATACGATACTGCAAGAGAAAATGATTTAACTTTTACCCATACATTTATTACACCACAAGTAAATCGTTCTCAACTCCATCTTGAAAATGGCGATGCACCAATTGCAGCGCGAGTAGTTGATGAAAATGAGGAAGGGATCGTTATTAATGGTGCTCGCCTTCTCGCCACTCAGGGAGGATTAACTGATGAAGTATTAGTTTTTAGTATCGGAAAATTCATATTCAATGAAGAAGAAGCTTTTGCATTCTCCATTCCTTCGAATACAAAAGGTTTAAAATTTATCTGTAGAGATACGTTTATTGGTGGAGAATCTGAATTTGATCATCCATTAAGTTCCAAGTATGAGGAAATGGACTCGATTGTTGTTTTTGATAATGTTTTAGTACCATGGGAGAGAGTATTTTTTTACAACAATGGCGATGTAGCAGAAGAGTTCTTGGAGAAATGCTCCTTCAATGCTTTTGCTAAACATCAAGTTTTAATTCGACAAATCGTAAAAACCGAATTTATTTTAGGAATTGCACAACTGCTTATAAAAACGATTAACGTTCGAGAATACCAACATATTCAAGAAAAAATGTCTGAAATTATTATCGGAATTGAAACTTTAAAGGCATTGCTAGAAAAATCAGAGAACCATGCTTCTCTAGATGAATGGGGTTATATGAGACCTGATGTGCTTCCATTAAAGGTTGCTGGCAATCTATTCCCTAAAATGTATCCACGCTTTATTGAAATTATTCAATTAATCGGAGCAAGTGGAATTATTACGTTACCTACAGAACAAGCATTTCACTCTCCGATTCGAAATGATTTAGATCAATATCTCCAGGCTGCAACAAAACCTGCATATGATCGGGTTAAAATTTTCCGATTAGCATGGGATTTATCAATGAGTGCATTTGGAACGAGACAAACACAATATGAAAGATATTTTTTTGGCGATCCAATTCGTTTATCTAGTGAGCTCTATAATAGCTATCCTGTCAACGATTACGTTAGTAAAGTTAACCAATTCCTAAAGATTAATAACGATTAA
- a CDS encoding sorbosone dehydrogenase family protein produces MRNVTLMLSSTLFLLTGCSFFNASNFSEQQKNEMIEVTKVEDEKLEVIAESLNIPWSIEKTGDLFYLSERTGGIVKIEDGKTEKQSVKLEKELATASEAGFLGFVLSPDFEQSKIAYAYYTYVDESGQFNRIVTLLYEGDTWKEESILLDKIPSGTRHHGGRIEIGPDEKLYATTGDAGDTSTPQELKSLGGKILRLNLDGTIPSDNPFPNSFVYSYGHRNPQGITWSPDGTMYASEHGNDANDEINLIKPGQNYGWPIIEGNEEKEGMVTPLFTSGTDSTWAPSGLSYIDDKLYVAALRGEAVLEFDLPNKNENEFITGLGRVRDVFVDGEYLYFITNNTDGRGNPSENDDKLYRIRL; encoded by the coding sequence TTGAGAAATGTAACGTTAATGCTAAGCAGTACGCTATTTCTTCTAACTGGTTGCTCATTCTTTAACGCATCAAATTTTTCTGAACAACAGAAGAATGAAATGATAGAAGTAACTAAGGTAGAAGATGAGAAGCTGGAAGTGATTGCAGAAAGTTTAAATATACCGTGGTCAATCGAAAAGACAGGTGATCTATTTTATCTATCAGAAAGAACTGGTGGTATTGTTAAAATTGAAGATGGGAAAACCGAAAAGCAGAGCGTTAAGCTTGAAAAAGAATTGGCCACTGCATCCGAAGCTGGATTTTTGGGGTTTGTTCTTTCACCTGATTTTGAGCAATCTAAAATTGCCTATGCTTACTACACTTATGTCGATGAGTCCGGTCAGTTCAACCGCATTGTAACACTGCTTTATGAAGGTGACACTTGGAAAGAAGAATCAATTCTTCTAGATAAAATTCCAAGTGGCACTCGCCATCACGGTGGTCGTATAGAAATTGGACCTGATGAAAAGCTCTATGCAACAACAGGTGATGCTGGAGATACATCAACTCCACAAGAATTAAAATCATTAGGTGGTAAAATTTTACGATTGAATTTGGATGGCACTATACCATCTGATAATCCTTTCCCCAATTCATTTGTGTACAGCTACGGACATCGCAATCCACAAGGAATCACTTGGTCACCTGATGGTACTATGTATGCAAGTGAACATGGAAATGATGCAAATGATGAAATCAATTTAATCAAACCTGGTCAAAACTATGGTTGGCCTATTATTGAAGGGAATGAAGAGAAAGAAGGAATGGTGACACCACTCTTTACTTCAGGAACTGATTCGACATGGGCACCGTCTGGATTAAGCTATATTGACGATAAATTATATGTTGCCGCCTTAAGAGGGGAAGCAGTTTTAGAATTTGATTTACCAAATAAAAATGAAAATGAATTTATTACAGGACTAGGTCGGGTAAGGGATGTATTTGTGGATGGAGAGTATTTATATTTTATCACCAATAATACAGATGGACGAGGGAATCCCAGTGAAAATGATGATAAACTTTATCGAATCCGACTTTAG
- the hslO gene encoding Hsp33 family molecular chaperone HslO yields MKDYLVRAVGFNGQVRAFAARTTETVADAQKRHHTWPVVSAALGRSMTAGLMMGAMLKGEDKITIKVEGNGPIGAMVIDSDAKGNVRGFVTNGQIHFDLNAQGKLDVRAGVGTEGFLSVVKDLGMKEMFSSQVPIVSGEIAEDFTYYFATSEQVPSSVGLGVLVNPDNTILAAGGFIIQLMPGCEEETVAALEKHLATIEPVSKMIEKGMTPEEILEAVLGKDGDVQILNTMPVQFQCTCSKERYSRALIGLGAKELEEMIEEEGSIETQCHFCLEKYDFTEEELQSLVNEINIQLN; encoded by the coding sequence ATGAAAGATTATTTAGTAAGAGCAGTAGGGTTTAATGGACAAGTTCGTGCTTTTGCGGCACGTACAACAGAAACTGTTGCCGATGCGCAAAAAAGACATCATACATGGCCGGTTGTTTCAGCTGCACTTGGTAGATCGATGACTGCTGGTTTGATGATGGGGGCAATGCTTAAAGGGGAAGATAAAATAACTATTAAAGTAGAAGGCAATGGTCCAATTGGTGCAATGGTAATTGACTCGGATGCAAAAGGGAATGTCCGCGGATTCGTAACAAATGGTCAGATTCACTTTGATTTAAATGCTCAAGGAAAATTAGACGTGCGTGCAGGTGTTGGAACAGAAGGGTTTTTATCCGTTGTAAAAGATTTAGGAATGAAAGAAATGTTTTCAAGTCAGGTTCCGATTGTCTCGGGTGAAATAGCTGAAGATTTTACATATTACTTTGCTACAAGTGAACAGGTGCCATCATCAGTAGGATTAGGAGTTCTAGTAAATCCTGATAACACAATTTTAGCTGCAGGTGGCTTCATTATTCAATTAATGCCAGGCTGTGAAGAAGAGACAGTTGCAGCATTAGAAAAACATTTAGCTACAATTGAACCCGTTTCAAAGATGATTGAAAAAGGGATGACACCCGAAGAGATTTTAGAAGCAGTTCTCGGAAAAGATGGCGATGTTCAAATTTTAAATACAATGCCGGTTCAATTCCAATGTACTTGTTCAAAAGAACGTTATAGCCGTGCGCTGATTGGATTAGGGGCAAAGGAACTAGAAGAAATGATTGAAGAAGAGGGCAGCATTGAAACACAATGTCACTTTTGCTTAGAGAAATATGATTTTACAGAAGAAGAGTTACAAAGCTTAGTAAATGAAATTAATATCCAATTAAATTAA
- a CDS encoding MarR family winged helix-turn-helix transcriptional regulator yields the protein MKFTISEQEELLFLFKTISNQLGPKFERNTNFSLSRFELLYQLVQHSEISQSRLQRIVNIDHAAITRHLKQLEADGLVSRRRNPTDNRETIVHLTDAGYKQAISCQKDKLSFANQMFHQFSEVELRCLMDMLNRIQVNIK from the coding sequence ATGAAGTTTACAATTTCAGAGCAGGAAGAGCTACTGTTTCTTTTTAAAACGATTAGCAATCAATTAGGTCCAAAATTCGAGAGAAATACAAACTTTAGCTTATCTCGATTCGAACTTTTGTATCAGCTAGTTCAACATAGTGAAATTTCTCAATCTCGTTTACAAAGAATAGTTAATATCGATCATGCTGCTATTACACGTCACCTTAAGCAATTAGAGGCAGATGGACTTGTTTCCAGAAGAAGAAATCCAACAGATAACCGTGAAACAATTGTTCATTTAACAGATGCCGGCTACAAACAAGCCATAAGCTGTCAGAAAGATAAGTTAAGTTTCGCTAACCAGATGTTTCATCAATTTAGTGAGGTAGAATTACGGTGTTTAATGGATATGCTTAACCGTATTCAAGTAAATATAAAGTAA
- a CDS encoding GNAT family N-acetyltransferase: MYSDNELTIRPIKENDLTRLWELIYKEEQPEWKKWDAPYFPHQALSFEEYLPKGTTFINNEKFWAIEVNSEVRGTISYYWEHEPSLWLEMGIVFHESSSWGKGLGTRAMKLWIDHLFSTLPLVRVGYTTWSGNERMIRVGEKLGMTLEARIRKVRLYNNRYYDSIRMGLLREEWENKK, from the coding sequence ATGTATTCAGATAACGAACTAACAATCCGTCCGATTAAAGAAAATGATCTAACAAGACTTTGGGAGCTAATATATAAGGAAGAACAGCCGGAGTGGAAGAAATGGGATGCTCCTTATTTTCCACATCAAGCATTGTCTTTTGAAGAGTATTTACCCAAGGGAACGACTTTCATAAATAACGAAAAATTCTGGGCTATTGAAGTGAATAGTGAAGTTCGAGGTACCATTTCTTATTATTGGGAGCATGAACCTTCCTTGTGGCTTGAAATGGGTATTGTTTTTCATGAATCCTCTTCTTGGGGGAAAGGTCTTGGAACAAGGGCTATGAAATTATGGATCGATCATCTATTTTCTACCCTGCCGCTTGTAAGAGTTGGCTATACCACATGGTCCGGGAACGAGCGTATGATTCGTGTTGGCGAAAAACTCGGTATGACATTAGAAGCACGAATCCGGAAGGTTCGATTATACAATAATCGCTATTATGATTCGATACGTATGGGGTTACTACGTGAAGAATGGGAAAATAAGAAATAG
- the proB gene encoding glutamate 5-kinase, translating into MEKKRIVVKIGSSSLTNAKGEIDHDKLLDHISALSALKHLGHDVLLVSSGAVAAGFRRLGYPSRPVTLKGKQAAAAVGQSLLIQYYSEFFSMHQITTAQILLTRTDFSKKERYKNAYATFGELLERGILPIINENDTVSVSELTFGDNDMLSALVSGLIHADHLIILTDINGLYDHNPKNPNAKQIRYLSTITEDSLKLAAGSGSKIGTGGMQSKLLASRTAIQSGVKVFIGNGKGTNKLIAILEGLGDGTYIGNNQHAFLPTPKQWISFTEVSGKLYIDNGAAEALLSKGKSLLPAGVYKLEGDFCKGDVVEVYNETHLLGRGEVLYSSDELSLALGKRTNEIISSSIEVIHRDKWVRV; encoded by the coding sequence GTGGAAAAGAAACGTATTGTCGTCAAAATTGGAAGTAGCTCCCTCACCAATGCGAAGGGAGAGATCGATCATGATAAGCTACTGGACCATATTTCAGCACTATCAGCATTAAAGCATCTAGGTCATGATGTATTACTAGTTTCTTCAGGAGCGGTGGCTGCAGGATTTAGAAGATTAGGATATCCCTCACGCCCAGTAACATTAAAGGGAAAACAAGCCGCAGCGGCAGTTGGGCAAAGCTTACTTATTCAATATTATTCAGAGTTCTTTTCTATGCATCAAATTACAACAGCACAGATTCTCCTTACCCGTACAGATTTTTCTAAAAAAGAACGATATAAAAATGCTTATGCGACTTTTGGTGAACTACTCGAGCGAGGAATCCTGCCTATTATCAATGAAAATGATACGGTTTCAGTCTCAGAATTAACATTCGGTGACAACGATATGTTATCTGCTTTAGTTAGTGGACTTATTCATGCTGACCATCTCATCATCTTAACAGATATCAATGGCCTCTATGATCATAACCCTAAAAATCCTAACGCCAAGCAAATACGATATTTATCAACAATTACGGAGGACTCGTTGAAATTAGCAGCAGGGTCAGGCTCCAAAATTGGCACTGGTGGGATGCAGTCAAAACTATTGGCATCACGTACTGCAATTCAATCGGGAGTAAAAGTTTTTATAGGAAATGGCAAAGGAACCAATAAGTTAATCGCCATACTCGAAGGTCTTGGGGATGGTACTTATATTGGAAATAATCAGCACGCATTCTTGCCTACTCCAAAACAATGGATTTCGTTTACAGAAGTATCTGGGAAATTATATATCGATAATGGAGCGGCAGAAGCTCTTCTTTCAAAAGGAAAAAGCTTGCTGCCTGCTGGAGTTTACAAGCTAGAAGGAGACTTTTGTAAAGGAGATGTTGTAGAGGTTTATAACGAAACGCATTTGTTGGGCCGTGGTGAGGTGCTATACTCCAGTGATGAACTTTCACTTGCACTTGGAAAGCGAACGAATGAAATTATCAGTTCTTCGATAGAAGTCATTCATCGTGATAAGTGGGTCAGAGTCTAG
- a CDS encoding glutamate-5-semialdehyde dehydrogenase → MSKVTTESEVRSKGKLAKKASYSMNLKTTLEKNNALVKIAEQLLIDQILIIEENKKDLLAGTKKGLSKSTLDRIMLDESRIQAMADGIQQLIELEDPVGELLERVTKENGLKIEKRRVPIGVIGMIYEARPNVTIDAATLSLKTGNSVILRGSSSAGFSNKVLVETIHRALEHTTLPVNSVQFIEDTSHETAKELFHLKEYLDVLIPRGGKGLIDLVVNEASVPVLETGAGNCHVYVDANANIEMAREIILNAKTQRPSVCNAAESLLIQRDWFKQNGKKLLEDLQNAHIQIIGDQYVCQEFPTATLANDEDFATEFLNLTLSVKIVENVDEAIEHINRYGTNHSESIITEDQIAAATFLTCVDAAAVYHNASTRFTDGFEFGYGAEIGISTQKLHARGPMGLPALTSTKYLIYGDGQIRE, encoded by the coding sequence GTGTCGAAAGTTACAACAGAAAGTGAAGTTCGTTCAAAAGGGAAACTAGCTAAAAAAGCAAGCTATTCGATGAATTTGAAGACCACCCTTGAAAAAAATAATGCCTTGGTAAAAATTGCAGAACAATTACTCATCGATCAAATTCTGATTATTGAAGAAAATAAAAAAGATTTACTTGCAGGTACTAAAAAAGGGCTGAGTAAATCTACTCTTGATCGAATTATGTTAGATGAATCACGTATCCAAGCAATGGCTGATGGAATTCAACAACTTATCGAATTGGAGGATCCGGTTGGAGAACTTCTAGAGCGGGTAACAAAAGAAAATGGTCTTAAAATCGAGAAACGTCGAGTTCCGATTGGGGTCATTGGAATGATCTACGAAGCAAGACCAAATGTCACTATTGACGCAGCAACACTTAGTCTGAAAACTGGAAATTCGGTTATTTTGCGAGGAAGTTCATCTGCTGGATTCTCAAACAAGGTCCTTGTAGAAACAATTCATCGCGCATTAGAGCATACTACCCTTCCTGTAAATTCAGTTCAATTTATAGAGGACACAAGTCACGAAACAGCAAAAGAATTGTTTCACTTAAAAGAGTATTTAGACGTCTTAATCCCACGTGGCGGCAAAGGGTTAATCGATCTAGTCGTAAACGAAGCCTCTGTTCCGGTATTAGAAACTGGTGCCGGAAATTGCCATGTTTATGTAGATGCGAATGCTAATATTGAAATGGCTAGAGAAATTATTCTTAACGCAAAAACACAGCGCCCCTCTGTTTGTAATGCTGCAGAAAGTTTGCTCATTCAACGGGATTGGTTTAAACAAAACGGGAAAAAGTTATTAGAGGATCTACAGAACGCCCATATCCAAATTATCGGGGATCAATATGTTTGTCAAGAATTCCCAACTGCAACATTGGCAAATGATGAGGATTTTGCAACAGAGTTTTTAAATTTAACACTGAGTGTGAAAATTGTTGAAAATGTAGATGAAGCCATTGAGCATATTAATAGATATGGTACAAACCATTCAGAATCTATCATTACAGAGGATCAGATAGCAGCCGCAACTTTTTTAACTTGTGTTGATGCAGCTGCAGTTTATCATAATGCTTCTACTCGTTTTACAGATGGTTTTGAATTCGGCTATGGTGCTGAAATTGGTATTAGTACGCAGAAGCTTCATGCTCGTGGACCTATGGGGTTACCGGCATTAACCTCCACAAAGTACCTCATATATGGAGATGGACAAATAAGGGAATAG